One Luteimonas sp. MC1825 DNA segment encodes these proteins:
- the hemW gene encoding radical SAM family heme chaperone HemW, translated as MTMLLPPPLSLYVHLPWCVRKCPYCDFNSHEQRGALPFAEYVSALVADLEHDLPLAWGRTVHSVFFGGGTPSLFPAAAIDDFLQQASARLRFAPGCEITLETNPGTAEHGRFEGYLAAGVNRLSFGIQSFDDACLQRLGRIHDSREADAAVKLAQDAGFDNINLDLMYALPGQDLDGAARDLERAFALQPAHISHYQLTLEPNTLFAARPPAGLPDEDTAWDMQEHGQALLEAAGYGHYEVSAYARPGRQCAHNLNYWRFGDYLGIGAGAHGKITLGAGQAIRRRWKLKHPAAWLATAGSDAAFGGDEDIEPARRPFEYMLNALRLHEGFALADFEARTGLARATIDAQLAEAAARGWLVEDAGHVRPTPLGRRLGNDVVALFLT; from the coding sequence CTGACCATGCTGCTGCCGCCGCCGCTGTCGCTGTACGTGCACCTGCCGTGGTGCGTGCGCAAATGCCCCTACTGCGACTTCAACTCGCACGAGCAGCGCGGCGCGCTGCCGTTCGCCGAGTACGTCAGCGCACTGGTCGCCGACCTCGAGCACGACCTGCCGCTGGCATGGGGCCGCACCGTGCATTCGGTGTTCTTCGGCGGCGGCACGCCGTCGCTGTTTCCAGCGGCGGCGATCGACGACTTCCTGCAGCAGGCCAGCGCGAGGCTGCGGTTCGCTCCGGGTTGCGAGATCACCCTGGAGACCAACCCCGGCACCGCCGAGCACGGACGCTTCGAGGGCTACCTCGCGGCCGGCGTGAACCGCCTGAGCTTCGGCATCCAGAGCTTCGACGACGCCTGCCTGCAGCGACTCGGGCGCATCCACGACAGCCGCGAGGCGGACGCGGCCGTGAAGCTCGCCCAGGACGCCGGCTTCGACAACATCAACCTCGACCTGATGTACGCCCTGCCCGGCCAGGACCTCGATGGCGCCGCGCGCGACCTGGAACGCGCGTTCGCGCTGCAGCCGGCGCACATCTCGCACTACCAGCTCACCCTCGAACCGAACACGCTGTTCGCCGCCAGGCCGCCCGCGGGTTTGCCCGACGAGGACACTGCCTGGGACATGCAGGAACACGGCCAGGCGCTGCTCGAGGCGGCGGGCTACGGGCATTACGAGGTCAGCGCCTACGCGCGGCCCGGGCGCCAGTGCGCCCACAATCTCAACTACTGGCGCTTCGGCGACTACCTCGGCATTGGCGCAGGCGCGCACGGCAAGATCACGTTGGGCGCCGGGCAGGCGATCCGCCGGCGCTGGAAGCTCAAGCACCCGGCGGCGTGGCTGGCCACGGCGGGCAGCGACGCGGCATTCGGCGGCGACGAGGACATCGAGCCCGCGCGGCGGCCGTTCGAATACATGCTCAACGCGCTGCGCCTGCACGAAGGCTTCGCGCTGGCCGACTTCGAGGCCCGGACCGGCCTGGCGCGTGCCACGATCGACGCGCAACTCGCGGAGGCCGCGGCGCGCGGCTGGCTTGTCGAGGATGCGGGCCATGTCAGGCCCACCCCGCTGGGCCGGCGCCTGGGCAACGACGTGGTCGCGCTTTTCCTGACATGA